A stretch of Gadus chalcogrammus isolate NIFS_2021 chromosome 9, NIFS_Gcha_1.0, whole genome shotgun sequence DNA encodes these proteins:
- the LOC130388937 gene encoding receptor-interacting serine/threonine-protein kinase 3-like isoform X1, which translates to MSSVSRPAVKLGDDVLQDWKQIGRGGFGAVYCARQKDWCFDVAIKMLHTHNSDQLWKEAQAMTRACSPFVLRVFGVYRGIPPGSSRHECEGIVTEYMKRGTLESLLERLAGPPPWPLAFRLAQQLALGMNFLHTLSPPLLHRDLKPSNVLLDDHLDAKLADFGLSRVTNSHLNSSGTTTEDQAGTLVFTPPEAFDLSYKPVRAYDIYSYGIVIWSVFTGKKPYSGAMTSLVHLRVPLGDRPPTDEVDHSKADGLSDLKKLMVRCWDRDPDKRPSFGDCLEVTDGVDPRDEAAIRRAVDQVLSKLDSEMVPSCDIAHCHSTMKEDLHKKGPVDGVKLTKPLSIEEKAKFVDNHRANLIQKVSMVMAITERLGEMVHPETYSKIQANITDQDKLRVLYSTTLHSGGLRVKAAFYDALETHEPDLLADWASRLG; encoded by the exons ATGTCGTCGGTCAGCCGCCCAGCCGTGAAGCTTGGTGACGATGTCCTGCAGGACTGGAAGCAGATTGGACGCGGAGGCTTTGGGGCTGTGTATTGCGCCAGGCAAAAGGACTGGTGTTTTGATGTGGCTATCAAGATGCTGCACACACATAATAG TGACCAGCTGTGGAAGGAGGCCCAAGCCATGACCAGGGCCTGCAGCCCATTTGTGCTGAGGGTCTTCGGAGTTTACCGGGGGATTCCTCCGGGAAGTAGCAGACACGAGTGTGAGGGCATCGTCACTGAATACATGAAGAGGGGTACCTTGGAGTCCCTCCTGGAGAGGCTGGCGGGCCCCCCTCCTTGGCCCCTGGCCTTCCGTCTGGCCCAACAGCTGGCCCTAGGTATGAACTTCCTACACACGCTGAGTCCCCCCCTCTTGCACAGGGACTTGAAGCCCAGCAACGTGCTGCTGGACGACCACCTCGACGCCAAG CTTGCAGACTTTGGTCTGTCCAGGGTGACAAACAGCCATTTGAACAGCAGTGGAACGACCACAGAAGACCAAGCAGGCACACTGGTCTTCACACCCCCTGAGGCTTTTGATCTGTCCTACAAGCCTGTCCGCGCCTACGACATCTACAG cTATGGGATAGTTATCTGGTCCGTTTTCACTGGTAAAAAACCCTATTCAG GCGCTATGACCAGTCTGGTTCATCTACGAGTACCTCTCGGAGATAGACCTCCCACTGATGAAGTGGATCACTCTAAAGCAGATGGGTTGAGTGATCTGAAGAAGCTCATGGTGAGATGTTGGGACCGTGATCCGGATAAAAGACCGTCCTTTGGAG ATTGCCTTGAAGTGACCGATGGGGTCGATCCCAGGGATGAGGCGGCGATTCGCCGTGCTGTGGATCAGGTTTTGTCAAAGCTG GACTCAGAAATGGTGCCCTCTTGTGATATAGCTCACTGCCATTCGACCATGAAAGAAGATTTACACAAAAAG GGTCCTGTTGATGGAGTCAAATTAACGAAACCTTTAAGCATTGAAGAAAAAG CGAAGTTTGTGGATAATCACAGAGCAAACCTCATTCAAAAAGTATCTATGGTGATGGCCATAACAGAACGTCTTGGGGAAATGGTTCACCCTGAGACATACTCCAAGATTCAAGCTAACATCACAGACCAGGATAAGCTCCGGGTGCTATATTCAACAACCCTTCACTCAGGAGGGTTGAGGGTTAAAGCAGCCTTCTACGATGCACTTGAAACCCATGAGCCAGATCTGCTAGCAGATTGGGCTAGCAGATTGGGCTAG
- the LOC130388937 gene encoding receptor-interacting serine/threonine-protein kinase 3-like isoform X2 produces MSSVSRPAVKLGDDVLQDWKQIGRGGFGAVYCARQKDWCFDVAIKMLHTHNSDQLWKEAQAMTRACSPFVLRVFGVYRGIPPGSSRHECEGIVTEYMKRGTLESLLERLAGPPPWPLAFRLAQQLALGMNFLHTLSPPLLHRDLKPSNVLLDDHLDAKLADFGLSRVTNSHLNSSGTTTEDQAGTLVFTPPEAFDLSYKPVRAYDIYSYGIVIWSVFTGKKPYSGAMTSLVHLRVPLGDRPPTDEVDHSKADGLSDLKKLMVRCWDRDPDKRPSFGGDYW; encoded by the exons ATGTCGTCGGTCAGCCGCCCAGCCGTGAAGCTTGGTGACGATGTCCTGCAGGACTGGAAGCAGATTGGACGCGGAGGCTTTGGGGCTGTGTATTGCGCCAGGCAAAAGGACTGGTGTTTTGATGTGGCTATCAAGATGCTGCACACACATAATAG TGACCAGCTGTGGAAGGAGGCCCAAGCCATGACCAGGGCCTGCAGCCCATTTGTGCTGAGGGTCTTCGGAGTTTACCGGGGGATTCCTCCGGGAAGTAGCAGACACGAGTGTGAGGGCATCGTCACTGAATACATGAAGAGGGGTACCTTGGAGTCCCTCCTGGAGAGGCTGGCGGGCCCCCCTCCTTGGCCCCTGGCCTTCCGTCTGGCCCAACAGCTGGCCCTAGGTATGAACTTCCTACACACGCTGAGTCCCCCCCTCTTGCACAGGGACTTGAAGCCCAGCAACGTGCTGCTGGACGACCACCTCGACGCCAAG CTTGCAGACTTTGGTCTGTCCAGGGTGACAAACAGCCATTTGAACAGCAGTGGAACGACCACAGAAGACCAAGCAGGCACACTGGTCTTCACACCCCCTGAGGCTTTTGATCTGTCCTACAAGCCTGTCCGCGCCTACGACATCTACAG cTATGGGATAGTTATCTGGTCCGTTTTCACTGGTAAAAAACCCTATTCAG GCGCTATGACCAGTCTGGTTCATCTACGAGTACCTCTCGGAGATAGACCTCCCACTGATGAAGTGGATCACTCTAAAGCAGATGGGTTGAGTGATCTGAAGAAGCTCATGGTGAGATGTTGGGACCGTGATCCGGATAAAAGACCGTCCTTTGGAGGTGACTACTGGTAG
- the arsa gene encoding arylsulfatase A isoform X1, producing MRRLLKTTTTTTRMGQPSVINGIMDWFVLSVVILSTRCSALQPNFIVIFADDLGFGDLGCYGHPSSLTPNIDRLAANGLRFTDFYTTCPVCSPSRASLLTGRYQTRSGIYPGVLYPGSRGGLPLNETTIAELLKPLGYATAAVGKWHLGVGPGGMYLPTHQGFDQYLGIPYSHDMGPCWNLTCFPPDVKCFGLCDVGTVAVPLMLQDVIKKQPVNFLTLESSYSQFMSTFIFNSASMSKPFFLYYPSHHTHYPQYAGPKATGASLRGPFGDALLEFDSTIGHILDVLEQTQTINNTFIFFTADNGPELMRMSRGGNAGPLKCGKGTTFEGGMREPAIAFWPGVIAPGVTHELASTLDLLPTIARLSGASLPQVQLDGVDMTDLMLTRGKSKRGTMMFYPTDPSEKTSIFALRLGKYKAHFYTRGATHSSTGPDPDCQFASALKAHDPPLVFDLESDPSENYPLSLDTEPALHGLLDKILEAKAKFEASMVFGESQVGRGSDPALAPCCAPLCQPKPSCCQC from the exons ATGCGACGACTTCtgaaaacaaccacaacaacaacacgaaTGGGGCAGCCCTCTGTAATTAACGGCATAATGGATTGGTTTGTTCTATCCGTTGTTATCCTTTCTACAAGATGCTCGGCTTTGCAGCCGAATTTTATAGTTATTTTCGCGGACGACTTAGGTTTCGGTGACCTAGGCTGCTATGGGCATCCTTCTTCACTTACTCCAAATATTGATCGTCTAGCAGCTAACGGACTCCGTTTCACAGACTTCTACACTACATGTCCTGTTTGCAGTCCATCCAG AGCATCGTTACTGACAGGCCGGTACCAGACCCGCTCAGGAATATATCCAGGAGTGCTTTATCCTGGGTCCAGAGGCGGGTTGCCCCTGAACGAGACCACCATTGCGGAGTTGCTGAAGCCACTGGGCTATGCAACTGCTGCTGTGGGGAAATGGCACTTGGGAGTGGGCCCTGGTGGAATGTACCTCCCCACCCACCAGGGGTTTGACCAGTACCTTGGCATTCCCTACTCTCATGACATG GGGCCCTGTTGGAACCTGACGTGCTTCCCACCAGATGTGAAATGCTTTGGATTATGTGACGTTGGCACCGTAGCCGTCCCACTGATGCTTCAGGATGTGATCAAGAAACAGCCTGTCAACTTCCTGACTCTGGAGAGTTCGTACAGTCAGTTTATGTCAACCTTCATTTTCAATTCAGCATCGATGAGCAAACCCTTCTTCCTCTACTATCCATCCCAT CACACACACTACCCCCAGTATGCGGGGCCCAAGGCGACCGGGGCTTCTCTCAGGGGTCCGTTCGGAGACGCTCTGTTGGAGTTTGACAGCACGATAGGCCACATCCTGGACGTCCTAGAGCAGACGCAGACCATCAACAATACCTTTATATTCTTTACGGCTGACAATGG GCCGGAGCTGATGCGGATGTCCCGCGGAGGCAACGCGGGTCCGCTGAAGTGTGGGAAGGGCACCACCTTTGAAGGGGGCATGAGGGAGCCCGCCATCGCCTTCTGGCCGGGCGTCATAGCACCAG GTGTGACCCACGAGCTGGCCAGCACCCTGGACCTGCTGCCCACCATCGCAAGGCTCTCGGGGGCCAGCCTCCCCCAGGTGCAGCTGGATGGGGTGGATATGACCGACCTGATGCTGACACGCGGGAAG AGTAAGAGGGGCACGATGATGTTCTACCCCACAGATCCCAGTGAGAAAACCAGCATATTCGCTCTGCGGCTTGGCAAATACAAGGCCCATTTCTACACACGGG GTGCCACACACAGTTCGACAGGCCCGGACCCGGACTGTCAGTTTGCCTCTGCGCTGAAGGCTCACGACCCCCCCCTGGTCTTTGACCTGGAGTCGGACCCCTCGGAGAACTACCCCCTGTCCCTGGACACGGAGCCTGCTCTACACGGCCTGCTGGACAAGATCCTTGAGGCCAAAGCTAAGTTTGAAGCCTCCATGGTGTTTGGTGAGAGCCAGGTAGGAAGAGGCTCAGACCCCGCACTAGCGCCCTGCTGTGCCCCTCTGTGTCAACCTAAACCCAGCTGCTGCCAATGTTGA
- the arsa gene encoding arylsulfatase A isoform X2: MSCLQSIQGPCWNLTCFPPDVKCFGLCDVGTVAVPLMLQDVIKKQPVNFLTLESSYSQFMSTFIFNSASMSKPFFLYYPSHHTHYPQYAGPKATGASLRGPFGDALLEFDSTIGHILDVLEQTQTINNTFIFFTADNGPELMRMSRGGNAGPLKCGKGTTFEGGMREPAIAFWPGVIAPGVTHELASTLDLLPTIARLSGASLPQVQLDGVDMTDLMLTRGKSKRGTMMFYPTDPSEKTSIFALRLGKYKAHFYTRGATHSSTGPDPDCQFASALKAHDPPLVFDLESDPSENYPLSLDTEPALHGLLDKILEAKAKFEASMVFGESQVGRGSDPALAPCCAPLCQPKPSCCQC, translated from the exons ATGTCCTGTTTGCAGTCCATCCAG GGGCCCTGTTGGAACCTGACGTGCTTCCCACCAGATGTGAAATGCTTTGGATTATGTGACGTTGGCACCGTAGCCGTCCCACTGATGCTTCAGGATGTGATCAAGAAACAGCCTGTCAACTTCCTGACTCTGGAGAGTTCGTACAGTCAGTTTATGTCAACCTTCATTTTCAATTCAGCATCGATGAGCAAACCCTTCTTCCTCTACTATCCATCCCAT CACACACACTACCCCCAGTATGCGGGGCCCAAGGCGACCGGGGCTTCTCTCAGGGGTCCGTTCGGAGACGCTCTGTTGGAGTTTGACAGCACGATAGGCCACATCCTGGACGTCCTAGAGCAGACGCAGACCATCAACAATACCTTTATATTCTTTACGGCTGACAATGG GCCGGAGCTGATGCGGATGTCCCGCGGAGGCAACGCGGGTCCGCTGAAGTGTGGGAAGGGCACCACCTTTGAAGGGGGCATGAGGGAGCCCGCCATCGCCTTCTGGCCGGGCGTCATAGCACCAG GTGTGACCCACGAGCTGGCCAGCACCCTGGACCTGCTGCCCACCATCGCAAGGCTCTCGGGGGCCAGCCTCCCCCAGGTGCAGCTGGATGGGGTGGATATGACCGACCTGATGCTGACACGCGGGAAG AGTAAGAGGGGCACGATGATGTTCTACCCCACAGATCCCAGTGAGAAAACCAGCATATTCGCTCTGCGGCTTGGCAAATACAAGGCCCATTTCTACACACGGG GTGCCACACACAGTTCGACAGGCCCGGACCCGGACTGTCAGTTTGCCTCTGCGCTGAAGGCTCACGACCCCCCCCTGGTCTTTGACCTGGAGTCGGACCCCTCGGAGAACTACCCCCTGTCCCTGGACACGGAGCCTGCTCTACACGGCCTGCTGGACAAGATCCTTGAGGCCAAAGCTAAGTTTGAAGCCTCCATGGTGTTTGGTGAGAGCCAGGTAGGAAGAGGCTCAGACCCCGCACTAGCGCCCTGCTGTGCCCCTCTGTGTCAACCTAAACCCAGCTGCTGCCAATGTTGA